The region gggtgtgtaggctccagggtttcccaggtggtgcaggccaaggtcagcccccacctgtgttttgcccggggccaccctgcctgagctagaAAGCAATCTGAGacggctgctacttgtgctggacttggagattcccaggcaaagccaagctatgaccctaggttggctgctgctagtgccaggcctggggccacttagcaagaggtacaggggctgagggttcactgaggctggctgttacTTGTTCAAGagggtttaggaagttgtgaagcgtgagccaagaccagccattcatagagaaaagcagcttgggtgggcctataaattgggtggacagagtctcaggggtcTCCAATgcaggacaaacagtgttagccaggttgacagaatctcagatatggtaccagcctgctggctctgtgggggggagaacagaaaagggacaatggtctctgcccacctctgtcccccagctctcaccttgatgacagacacttcattttctccctgtttgccactggtgcctttcaatctgctaccCCCGTGATGGAGTTCAGAGGGGTGAGTCTGATTAAGTCCACGTGCGGGttaagaactgcttgggactctagaagtttcttccaccaatacaattcccactggttttgtAGCTAGATgttttggggacttatcttcctggcactggaaccctgggctgggggtcctggtgtgggggctgggactcctcgctcctgagatatccctcccaaatttttatctaccacacgtggatgtgggatcAACCCGTTCcactctgcacccctcctaccggcctggacagatgtggtttctttaattccatagttgccagacttccattcaactcgatttctgatggttctgagtgatgtttgttctatatattttagttgtaagtttgacgtggttgtgtgaggaggcaagccgtgtttacctgtgccacaccttgaccggaagtcctgtttttctttttaactctaaGAGAATAGTTTTCTAGGTCCTTGCTCCAGTAGACCCCATCTTCCTCCCACCTGCTTTGCTGAAAATAACCAGGAGGAGAAACCACAAAGGTGAACTAACTTCTAAAAAGCACGAGCCCTAGATCCACGCCTGCTCTGAGGATCACAGCAGCGGCCTGGGAACGTTCTCTGCTATTCCTGACGCTCGAGTGCTTTCACACGGGTGcgttttctttcctccctccgaCACACTGTACTCCCCCCACCTCGTGACTTCTGCTTTCACTGCTTCAGCTCACACGCGAGCCAAAAAAGTAGCCCATCAGTAACACATCCTTCCCATCCAGCAGTGCTGCCATCCTCCTCACTCCCTCTCGTTTCTCGGTTCAGCTTCTCAAATTCACCTTATCTCGCCACGCATACTCATTTTCACACCAGTCTTAACAGCTCTGGCActgggaggagagaagagcaTTGTGGCAAGAGGGTCTATGACTGTCCCTTCAGCAAGGATGGTGGAAGGAACATTTCATCTCCCCCTAAGACAGCCTTGGCCGTGAGGGCCCTCAGTCAAAACCACTGCCTTTCCTCATAAAGTTCTGTCTGCTCATACTTTGCGGTGCCTCTGAAAAAGTAGTTTAAAAGGTCACATGTTCATTTAATTGCTATGGAGTTGTCTCAAGACTTCAGATCTGAAACTTTTTCTCGATTCAGCTTCAATAAGAAGGCAGGGAGGTAAAGAAGCaagccctcagcctgctgaaaAGGCAAAGCTGACTTAGTCTGTTGTGTCACAGACTTGCCGAGGCACAGTCCCCAACCCCACCACCGGGTCCTCACACACAAGAGGGCCACCGAGAGAACAGACTTCACGTCACCCGTGGGGtcaggccccagctctgccacttcctgcttATGTGACCTTGAAGAGGTCAGTGTTTTCAGtcttttcctcatctctaaaatgaggcaatttttttaaaaaacagggacTTCATATAAGTAATTATAAGTcttaaaacattaaatggaaaataattttaaaatcctttcctGCCAATTGAGGGTTACATAATTGCTGGTATAATCAATTTGCCATTTAGTTTTCCAGCCCACAGAAAGTCCTTGTTAACTAAGTGAATGATCAATTTTCCATcaacaggaaaagaaatcaacCACAAAGTCACCAACGTTTCTTGGATTCCAGTCCCTGGCCAATGGTGCCAGATCTACAGACTCAAAACTAAAGAAgtattttctttcacaaaatagTTTCAAGCCTCCATGTCCTCCATCCTGAAAATGTAAATCAGAGGCTTTCGATGAAGGACTAAGGCTTTACTGGGAAGTATCTAATTAAATGGGAGGGCGGGGGGAGTAGACAGAAACACAGTGATTTTTTTGCTGCCtttatttataaagaacacaACTCCTCCTCCTGACACAGAAACAAAACGCACGTCCAAAGAGGAGCTCTTTaaacacaacacaacaacaaaagaacaaggGGACTGTGGGACCTTATTTAACACCAGTCCGTGTACCTGGCTCGGGCATTACCAGGAATATTTCCTCAGGTATGACATCTCACCTCAAAGAAAAGGAGACCTTGATCTTGAGGGCCCATCCATCCACCAGGCAAAAGCTGCACTCAGTCTTCAGCATCATCGAACTGTCCAGTTTCAAAGACCATCTTGGAATAATGCGGTATCAGTGGAGGCGGATGGTGCCAGCTGGGGTCGTAGAGCATTTCTCCTTGCGGGGCACAGCACACCCACGGTTTGGCCTCCTGGGAAATGCAACCCTGTATGTCGTCAGCATCTGCAGGCCGTTTTAAAAGATAAGATTAAAGGAAGGAgtgaaagtgaaaacaaatagGCAAAAATGTCTAGAAGGAAAACACTCACactgtttacacacacacacacacacacacacacacacacacacacacagagtcctcCGTTCCCGAAGAATCACGAGCATGTTCTTTCTGAGGGCACCCATAGCGGGGCTTCCCAGCCACCAGTTCTtggcaggcagaggaagcaaCTGGGTAACAAGGTACTTCTGTCTGCAGCTGCTCAGTTCACACAAAGATATTTGGAGAGAGGAACAGTGTTTCAAGGGTAAAACCAACCGATACATTATGGAGTCAAATGCAaaatttgcatgtatttttttcttcagtatgaAAAAGAAGCTGCCACAGAAATCATGGATCTGTAATAGACATCAGCTAAGCTCACAGCTGTGGATCCCTCTTCTAAATCCTGTCTGCCTTTAGGGGCAACCTGGTAGGAGCATCTCAAACCCTGGCCTAGTACCCTGGAAATGCCACACCTACCATATGGATTCCCTTGATCTGCTTTCAGCTCCAAGTCCCAGTCCTCATTAAGAAGATCAGCAGCCCTTTCCTTGGGCAGACAGCGGGGCATCCTTTCCGACAGCTCCCAGGAATTCAGTTCCCCATCAGAATCTTCATCCCCCACCGCAAAGCCTTCCTCTTCAGAAGGGGGGCCCTCACCACCGGCAGGACTATCGTTAGGGATGCTCTGTGCTCCACTGGCTAAGAAATCGACAAAAGGAAGAAGGTCTTAAAACAACTGGCAAAGCAGGGAGCCTACTTGAGTGTTTGGGAGATTTTTGGCAGACTTACTAAGAGGGTGGCAGTAAAACAAGCGTACAGAGTTCTTTAGCCAccagagtattttaaaaaaaagttctgttgACACTTTTAGAAGTAGAGTTGATCAATTCTGTCCAATAGATAGGACCTTTTGCCTACAACAAAGCCATTAATACCTCAGTCCTGTAATTCACACAGGGGGTCAGGCACAGGATACATTTTTAGGTAGCTTACGAAACTTGCACAATACAGGTGTGAATTGAACTTTTGCTCTTCTATTCCTCCTCCCTTCATCCTCAAAGAGCAGGTGAGAGGAGAGCACAGGAAAGTGGGATTAGGCTACAAGCAAGCCAAAGAAGAGTCACAAAGGACAGCCACCACATCTCCTCCTCCCAACATAAGATGGTCCATTTTCAAAAGGTCTCAtttatggccataccaccctgaagcGCCCGATCTCTTCTGATCAAAAGGTctcaaaataatgagaaaaagttGGGGGAGGACAGAGAACCTCCAGGCACACGGTGCTATGGTGAtgccaggcagagctgggaaatGAATCAGCCTATTAACACTACATGATAATGACAGCTGTAAGGAATAAAGCAATACTTCAGGGCATGGGTTTGAAGCCAAACTGTCCGGGTccaaatcccagttctgccaaTTACTAAAAGCGTGACTGAGCTTAATATACTCAACTGATTCCCACAACAGcttaaaaacagaattaacaTACAACCCACCCCTAAATGgatacccaaaagaattaaaaacaggtgttcaaacaaaacttgtacaaaaatgttcacagcaggaCTACTCACAAtcaccaaaaggtggaaacaacccaatacCTACCAACTGATGAATGAGTAAGCAAAACTCAGTTTATACACATGATGGgattatttgaccataaaaaggaatgaactgtaGGCAAATTTCGTTTTATGGCATTTTGCTTTATTGCGCTTCACAGATTTTTATAAAGGCAAAATTCTCTACCAGCAAAAATATCACAACTAGCTTTATTGTAACAGcagctttattgcagtggtctggaaccaaacccctAATATCTTTGAGGTATGCCGGTGCTGATACACGCTGGATGAATtcatcttgaaaatattatgctgaaagaagccagacataaaaggccacatagtgtatgattccatttacatgcaATTTACATTTGCCTGGCCAGCACaagtaaatccatagagacagaaagcagatcagtggtcaCCAGGGGCACAAGAAAGGAGGCAATGGGGTGTGACTACCTTCTGGGTAGAAGGTTTtctctggggtgatgaaaatgttctggagctAAACAGTGGTGGTGGTTACATAACAGTTGTAACTGGGCTAAATGCCACTGAATGCcactttaaaattgttaaatgaggccctggctggtgtcgctaagtggattgagcatgggctgcaaaccaaagggtcaccagttcaattcccagtcagggcacaagcctgggttgtggaccaggtccccagtagggagcatgtgagaggcaaccacacattgatgactctccctctgtttctccctctcttccttctctctaaaaataaataaataaaatcttttaaaaaattgttaaatgatAACTTTTATGTTGTGTGccttttaccacaatttaaaaaaatttttttactgtgccctggctggtgtagctccgtagattgagcatgggctgtgaaccaaagggtcgccggttcaattcccagtcagggcacatgcttgggttgcaggccaggtcccctgtgagAACCACACGAGAAacagccatacattgatgtttctctccctctttctctctcctttcccctccttctaaaaataaataaaataaaaccttttttaaaaagttgcacccattaaaatttttttttactctgtacctgttttctcatctgtaaaatgaaaatacgACTGTTGTGAGAGTTTTTAagtacagaaaaaggaaaaagaaacacttggaattgtgcctggcacacagtgggaaTCAGTCAGTGTCAGCTGCTGTGACTACACTGATGTACTCAGTGCTCCTCCTAGACCAGCAGCATCCACCAGCACTTCCTGCCGTGACAGTGACGTTCCACAGCCCATGCTGTCCAACAGCCTGTCATTGGCCGCGTGTGACTATGAGCACTTGAAACGTGGTTAGTGCCACTAAGGAactaaacatttcattttattgtattataattcgcttaaattaaaaatagcattagAATCAATTAGAGTTCTAGATCTTCTCATctaatcctcagaacaaccctctgaggtaaatattattatccccattttgaagataaagaaaagatagccctggctggtgtggctcagtgcactgagcaccggactgcaaaccaaaaggtcagcggtccaattcctggtcagggcacgtgcctgggctgtgggccaggtccccagctgggggtgtgcgagaggcaactgatcaatgttcctctcacaGACTTATGTTTctatcttcctctttctccttcccttgccctttctctaaaaaataaataaaatctttaataataatcataataataaaaataaagaaaagagacgAGACCCTTCTAAGGCCAACAAAACTCTGAGGCCAGGGCTCTGACCCAGCACTGAAAGGGGAAACAATTctgcctggctccaaagcctATATATCCCCACTGCTTTCCTAAGCTGTCTTCTTCAGTAGAAGGGATACGTTTGGACACAAGTTCAGGACTTCCCTTAAGGAAACTCCAGCGGGGCTCCCAAACAAGGGCACTATCGGAACATGAGGCAGAAAAGACAATTTGACAGCTAAGAGGAGGACCTGCTAGAAAAAGAAGGTAAGCAAGACAGAGACTGTCCCTCTTGTTGCTTCCTGGGTCTCTCCCAACATTCGCCCAGTCTCTGCCATCTACTTGCCTAGGCGATCCGTGGCCTTCTTCGTTTCTCTCTCCTGACTGGAGTGGTCGTCTGGGCCAAAGCCAGCCTGCCAGAAGAAGGAACAATTACCCAGGACTTGGACATCTGGGGTAGCCCCAGTAGTAAGCTGTTTCTCAGCCACAAACCCATCCATCTACACACGCCCTCCACCCCCttgtgtgtggggctgggactttgAAACCCTGGAGGCACTACCCCACCGACACTTCACTCCTTGCAGCAGGAGCACCTTCCCACAGCAGCCACTGAATCCAACTCAGAGTCCGCCAACACTTGCAAAGCCAGCCTCATTGCCTGGTCCTGTCTTCAGAGCTCTGACTCCCAGACTCTCAGGACCTCTCCTTCAAGCTCACAGACCCCAGCACTAACTGGGGCGGTGCCCCCTTCTCCGAGGCTGAAACTTCAGCTCTGCAAAGCCTCTCCTCTGAGCTCATAAATTTTAACCATTCCAACCTCATCCCTTTGTTCCCTCGGCCCAAAGGCTGGTAGCTGTTTCCTGTAGTTGCTACCTATGTGTTCATCTTTAACTTTTCAGTTGCTGGACAATTTCTTATCTAATTAACAACTCTATCAAATTCTCTGTCTCCTGACTGATACACGGGGGCAAGAGAGCTTTAGTGTCTCAATGATGCTGAGGGAAATCTTTTTCCCCCCAACCAACCATAGGCCTCTCTGCTCTCACCACTCCAAAGTTCCCTAAGTCCTACCACCTCTAAGACCTGCTAAACGGAACAAGAAATGTTTACAGTCTGCATGAGAAGACCTGcttcagtcccagctctgccattcgTTCAGCATGTGACCCTGCACACATCGCTTCCACCACTCTGTCTGGGTTTCCTTCTCTGGAAATTGGGGATGATTGTTCTGGCCTTGCAGAGGGCTTAGGATGACATAACATTTACTAAAACACCTAGCACGTAGCAAGAATGTAATGTTTGTTAAATCTAAACccaccttctgccctggctgctgtgactcagtggattaagtgcgggccAGCgcaccaaagggtcacaggttcaattcccagtcagggcacatgcatgggttacagaccaggtccccagtagggggtgcatgggaggcagccacacactgatgtttctctcccccttgttcttcctttcccctctctaaaaagaaatacaatctttttaaaaattaaataaacaaactcaCCTTCTGTGCCCCTACATCTACATTGCATTTGGCACCTGTCCCAGCTAGCTCACGATCTAGTCACACCTAGATTTAAAACATCAACTCCACCCCCTACAGTCAGTGACAACCCTTAGTCACGACTGAGAGACAGCTGGTGAGACCTCTCACTGCCACCACTGCCATAACCCCATAACTGCCTCCGGACTCACCTATCCTGCCTAGCCCTGCAGTGTTAATTACTACGCTCCTCAAAAACCTTCACCTTTACTGCGGGAGCACAAAATTACCCATGGGAGTGACAACTCCCCCTCACAGCCATCAACCTGTTGAGCATAGTGTTCTCCCAGCTCTGTAGCCCAAGTTCCCAGGCATTTGCCCAGCACGCCCTCATCTCCACACCTCCACAGGCAccgcctctctctccccttggaGAGGAAACGCACGTCCCTTCCTACTATGCCCTAACAAAGTTAGTCTCATCACATCTGCACTCCAAAGCAATTTTCTTTGTAAGTCTATCACTACATTTCTCTTAACTTTGGTTAGTACTATCTTTGATACTTGAACAAGCATGCCATTCCTCCAATTAATAAGCGTGCCTACTGTGCTAGGCAATATGCTAAGCGCCAGGTTAACAGCAATAAACAGAGGATTTCTACCCTCAAGGAGTTCATTATCTAGCAGAAATTACTGACTGCAAACAAGGGCAGGTTATGGATGACGGTAATAACGGTCTTTGaaaaaaccaggagctgcctggCACTCCAATGAAAACAAGTTTCTGGAAACCCTACGCCAAACCAGGCCTGTGGGTTTCATTGAATAGAGAAGAGAACGCCTGAGACCTCATCTGGTGCTCAGGGCTAGCTAAGCATGACCACCAGTGGACACAGGTCCTTCAGGAAAAGTCTCTCTCCTCACCACCTTCACCTGGCCGGGGTCCAGGCCCCCTGCAGCTACCCCCAGCCCTCGGAATGCCGCATCACCTCCCATTTAGCAAGTACGCAGTGGCAGTGGCGCCCAGGGGCCTTAGCCTTccttccccgccccgccccgcgcgctCACCCACGACTCTGGTGCCCCGCCCCAAGGGCCCGCACCCCGCAGCCCTTCGGCCTGGCGGTTTCCAGCTGAAGCGCGCATCCTAACTGCGATCAACGGTCTCCGTCTCGGCCCGCGGAGGCGCTTCCCCCAGTTCTGAGACGCCCCCGCAACTTCCCGCCCCCACGCTGCAGGTGATGGGCCTTGCCCGCCCCCGCGCGCGCTGCTCACCTCCGGGCTTGGGGGCGCCACCCGCGCGCTTGGCAGCGACAGACCCCGAGGTGGCTCCGCAGCCCCAAGCGCCACTGCCCGAGAGGTCTGCGGGTCCATGCCCAGCAGCCCGCTGCTCCGCGCCCTCGCGCCCTGGACGCTGCACGGCCACGTGATGCACGGCCTGGCTGAAAGCCCGAGGATACGCCGCGGAGGGGCCAATCAGCCAGGGGTGCTCCCGGCGGAGGGGGCGGGATACGTGGTCACGAGGAGTGGAGGCGGGGCGGCGCAGGACGGGCAGGGCGCCCCCAACCGCAAAAGCCCACCTACCAATCCAAGTCTGATTTTTTGTAACTCTGGTCCCTGCAGGTCAGCGGGCTGGACAACTGAGTTTGGAATGCCAAATGTCATCACTACCCAGCTTCAAAACCTCCAATCCCTGTTACCCGAGTCCATTTAATAATGTATAAATGTGAGCTGTAAGAACTTAATGCAATTGTAGCTCGAACCACATTTCACTTTTGACGTTATAATTTCTCTAGAACGCATGCTGGAATTGAACTAGAATCCACAGACAGATGAGACAACACAGCAGCCCTGTGATTCTCCACCTTAATGATAGTTCTTAAAAGTAGTTGTTAAAACCCAGGGCAGATGATAAAAACAAATTCCGACGATGTACTGAACACAGCATGACGACACTTAAGTCATAGTAGCCCTTAGGACTGTGCTGACCATAGTCCGACCTGGGTAGTTCGACCTGGGAAGAGATCTTTTAATTGCTTGGGTCTGGCCCTCTGCAACCTGAAGGTGGCAGAAGATAGGCAAGAACAAGCTTCACTGCCTTTCTCTACCCAAGCTGCCTAAATTAACAAACCGCCTCAATGTGTGGTGTGATAAGCATGTTAACATTTAAGTAGCAGAAAAGCTGTAAACTGGCTTACCAGACCACTTAATACAATCTTTGGAAGGTTACAGAACCTAGTCCTTCGCCTTCAAAGTATGTGTTGCCTGAAAACTACGTAAGATATTTGAAAAAACTAGTGTGACAGTTGGTACgtaatattcctttttttttctctacgtGCACTTACTTCCCCACAGGGAAGAGAATGTGACATTTAATGTGTGCTCTGCTCTGACCCATGAGTCAGCTTCTCCAAACCTAACTTATCTATAGGTCAACTCGGTCCAATAGAACCTTCTGCGAtagtaagaaaagaaattctattCTTTGTGCAATCCAATATGGTAAGCATATGGCTAAACACTTGAAATGTTGTCAGtgtaaatgaaaaattgaattaattttaataagttcAAACTGCCGTATGAGCTAGAAACTACTGTAGCTAACGCAGCCCCAGGTGAGCTGCCTAGATGCCTTTCCAGAACCCGAAATGGAGAAAGCCTGACACCGGGTGGTTGGCGGTAACAGGGATCCCGACCTCCACTCTCTTTGCTCTCCTCTCTCACATGCAACATGTATCTCCTTACTACAATAAAAATGCTATGTGCAGCTTTAGAATGGTAACCATCCCTGGACTTAATCAAAAAGaggaaatttttcttattttaaaacaaatgacaacATTTCGAGTACAAaagctcaaaataaaaatgacctaaAACAGACTCTAATATTCACAGGAATTTAATATAAAGGTATTAACACaaaacagcagagagaaaaatggcCACAAGTGGTTTTGGAGGAAAAAATCTGAGCTGTGCTCGGCAGAAAAGGGGTTATCAACAGTAAAAATcatacagacaaaaaaaagaaaaagaaaagagaaagacatttaGGACAAATTATTTGCAATAAAGACAACATCAAGATTAATATTCTGAATATATCAAAAACCCttataaattagaaaagttttaaaactgtcaaaaaacatgaaaaaataagagaaccaggaaaaatatattaacttcATTAATGTCAAAGAAATACacatgaaaatgatatttttcacctattaaaatgacaaaaattaaaaatatccacTGCAGCTAAAGGTGCTGATATTTTCATACATTGCTTGACAGTATTTTCATACATTGCAAATTGGCACTATATATAGCAACATTCCTTTAATAAGTTGTATCCTTTAACCCAATACTCTGTCAGATGTCAATCtcctaaaaaaaataaccaaggatATAAACAAAGACTTACAAGAATCTTCATcaacatttataagaaaaaattagaaataacaagGTCCAACCATAGGAGATTAGTAAAGTAAGTCATGGCTCATCTACACAACAGAATACTGTGAGTGAAATGTTCTTAATGCTATTTTAATACgaaaaaataacattaagtgAAACATAACTGTACCAAACACTTCTCATAACGCTAAGTTAAAGGATATAAAATTCAAactgcctcccctgctcccagaaTGCCCTTCTCTGCTCCAAGCCACTTTCCACCACTGCCTCTGAGGCCCTTCTCGGCAGCTCTAAACCACTCCTTACCCTGCCCTTCACTGGTTGTCAGGCCTTCCTGACAGGGTAACTGAGTTTTCACTTCAGTTGTAGTTGATAGGCTTCAGTGACTGACACATGTGGCAAGTTCTTATTCCAGGAACCAGAATACATGACCTATAAAACTCCAGGAGGTTGACAAGCAactcaacctttgtgccccagggggtctgcaagcaTAAGATATCTGAGCCCttgtgttccaggcagagagtgtctgtgatgcagataaagaattgttcaTCAGTAGACAAAGAAATACTAGGGAAATCGCCCCTGGTCTGCAACTCATCCGATTAACCTTTTCCCAAACTCCTTACATacccttctcttctccttataGAAAGGTCAGGTTGAGGTAAGATGTGAAGACGGTTTTTAGGGTATGTAACCCGCcctcttctcagatcaccagcataTAAATAAAGCGCCCATGAAGATTCAATCcttagccccggctggcgtagctcagtggactgagcacaggctgcaaaccaaagtgtctcaggttcaattcccagtcagggtacatgcctgggttgcaggccataacccccagcaactgcacattgatgcttctctctctttctccctcccttccctctctaaaaatgaataaataaagtctttaaaaatatttttttaaaaagattcaattcttgtctctacttattggttctggtactGAGAGGCGGCACAAAtgctgacttttccagtttcattcctGCTGTAAGCATTTCTCTGTAGATCAGTCCCAGAGATAGAAGACACTTTTACAATGTCTTAATCTTCTTAAAGGACAATTTTCCCCCCAATACCCAGCATCCCTTTCTGCTGCTTCAGCCAGCTCTCAGGACACCCAGCGCCGTTCCTCTAACCCGTACCTCCATCCCAGAGAAcctcctttctttcctgcttATGATGGGCAtgcagtgaatgaataaatgatctaAGGGGATAAATCCAATTCTGATCAAGAAAACCAAGTTACTGAGTTTAACTCTAGATATTACaggatgcttttattttcttttcattattctaTTCTCACCATAGTTTCTACAACAAATGCATACCAGGTATACTTTCATaataaggagagaataaacaaacaaccGTACTTTCTCCTCCATTTCAGCTGCCCCTAGGTCTAGATTAGAGACATTCATCCTTGACCAGGAGTAACAAAAGAAATTCAGATGCACAATTTCCaccaattttggaaaatatttagcaCCTACAGTAGATCCAGCTCAACAAGCAGCCTTTGGCCACTAAACAGCAGTTCTCTTTTCTGGAATTAATGATTAACACAGTAACAAAATTAGAACATGTCACAGAATCTTGTCTGCAAATGACAGATGAACCCGTAACCTAAAACTGCCCAGAGGGCTCACAACACTATCTCGCCAAGTCAGCTGtggtcttcctcttttcacaAATGACCAGCTTGATGCAGAGCATGTTTAGCTACAAACGCATCTGCTGACTCCCCCTGCAACATTTTCATGGCTCGCCAATGGATCTGTCCGCAGTTCTCAGGTCTACCCAGGGGGTGGGTCaattcttctttgatgtaatccATCCAAAGATCTTTAAAGAGAACCCAAAAATTACTATAAACATATAATTAGATAACTGATGATGCTCTAATGGGTAAACTTAATTATTTAACTTCAACACAAGATTCCTACAAAActtaacttctttttatttccatagaACCGTATGTGAAACAATACCTCTCTCATCACCTTTATACTAAAGTATATCAAAgctattttttaagtataaaactTCACTTTAATCATGACAGTCTACACATTTGACAAACTCAAATATACTAAACATTTTAGAGGTAGGATTTTGTTAAGTCTCTTTCAAGGTGAAACTGACCTCAATGAGTTCACTATAACCTCGGTACCAAACCTTGTCTGGGTTAGTAAAAATGCCGTTTTCATGCATTCCATCAGAAGGTCTGTTGAAATCTCTTAAgaactaatgtatttttttaaatgggag is a window of Phyllostomus discolor isolate MPI-MPIP mPhyDis1 chromosome 8, mPhyDis1.pri.v3, whole genome shotgun sequence DNA encoding:
- the COPRS gene encoding coordinator of PRMT5 and differentiation stimulator; the encoded protein is MDPQTSRAVALGAAEPPRGLSLPSARVAPPSPEAGFGPDDHSSQERETKKATDRLASGAQSIPNDSPAGGEGPPSEEEGFAVGDEDSDGELNSWELSERMPRCLPKERAADLLNEDWDLELKADQGNPYDADDIQGCISQEAKPWVCCAPQGEMLYDPSWHHPPPLIPHYSKMVFETGQFDDAED